A genome region from Candidatus Manganitrophus noduliformans includes the following:
- a CDS encoding Kelch repeat-containing protein: MKEVSIQRQIGLFLLCSLAITFLLAACDGDSITGGGGGGGACTVANCFGGGSTGGGGSQNPNLSISAVPGDGENTLTFALSSGNADSFNIYWSTSPDTTTPTWNKIEGATSPFLHENLSNGVPRFYGVTAVSGGSESDPSAVVGAMPGKWTQLDQVTVIDPPARDSHTAVYNPTTDRMIVFGGKTQSATLQDLWVLSNASGASAGNPTWTPPNVSSPPPIRASHTAVYDKQTNKMIVFAGSGSTDGTSLLRNDLWSLSDADGSGSPSWQLPPFNGSPPSTRWGHAAVYDEQADIMIVFGGAQTGVAIFDDVWVLEDATQFIPTWRQISMPATGGPSARCCMAVGYDSTNRRMIIFGGFGGFGQSGATLFGDLWTLTFDATFQTATWKELTPSGGTAPSARCCAASFWDGSKFLLFGGGTFNNSSDDKIYAFVLQDDTFATADGASGGPPARTFPTAVPAGHFLLFGGTEEFTPFNDLWRLE, encoded by the coding sequence ATGAAAGAGGTTTCGATTCAACGGCAGATCGGTTTATTTCTTCTTTGCAGCTTGGCAATAACATTCCTTCTTGCCGCGTGCGACGGGGATAGTATCACCGGCGGGGGGGGCGGCGGTGGAGCTTGCACTGTCGCAAACTGCTTCGGGGGAGGAAGCACCGGAGGGGGAGGATCGCAGAACCCCAACCTGTCGATCTCGGCTGTTCCGGGAGATGGTGAGAACACGTTGACCTTTGCGCTCAGCTCCGGAAACGCCGACTCGTTTAACATTTATTGGTCTACCTCTCCCGACACCACGACCCCGACCTGGAATAAGATCGAAGGGGCGACCAGTCCATTCCTCCATGAGAATCTAAGCAACGGAGTTCCCCGCTTCTATGGCGTCACCGCGGTTTCAGGCGGCAGCGAAAGCGATCCTTCCGCGGTCGTCGGCGCGATGCCGGGGAAGTGGACGCAGTTGGACCAGGTGACGGTGATCGACCCTCCGGCACGCGACAGCCACACCGCGGTTTATAACCCCACTACGGACAGAATGATCGTCTTTGGCGGGAAAACTCAGTCGGCCACGTTACAAGACCTGTGGGTCTTATCGAATGCTTCAGGCGCTTCAGCAGGAAATCCGACCTGGACTCCGCCGAATGTGAGCTCTCCCCCCCCAATCCGTGCCAGTCACACGGCGGTCTATGATAAACAGACCAATAAGATGATTGTATTCGCCGGATCGGGCAGTACCGACGGGACTTCCCTTCTTAGAAACGATCTCTGGTCGCTTTCAGATGCAGATGGTAGTGGATCACCCTCCTGGCAACTTCCTCCTTTCAACGGTTCACCTCCTTCCACCCGCTGGGGACATGCAGCAGTCTATGATGAGCAAGCAGATATCATGATTGTATTTGGCGGCGCTCAGACGGGCGTGGCCATATTTGATGATGTTTGGGTCTTGGAGGACGCGACCCAATTTATTCCTACTTGGCGACAAATTTCCATGCCTGCGACGGGAGGTCCTTCGGCCCGTTGTTGCATGGCGGTCGGTTATGATTCAACCAATCGTCGGATGATTATCTTCGGTGGTTTTGGAGGATTCGGACAGAGCGGCGCAACCCTGTTTGGAGATCTCTGGACGCTAACGTTTGATGCGACCTTCCAAACGGCGACATGGAAAGAACTCACCCCTTCGGGAGGAACGGCGCCTTCGGCCCGTTGCTGTGCGGCGTCGTTCTGGGACGGCAGCAAGTTTCTTCTCTTCGGAGGAGGCACATTCAATAATTCGTCCGATGATAAAATCTATGCCTTCGTTTTACAAGACGACACTTTTGCCACTGCTGATGGAGCATCGGGAGGACCCCCCGCGCGGACTTTTCCGACGGCCGTTCCCGCCGGGCACTTCCTGCTGTTCGGCGGCACGGAAGAATTCACACCGTTCAACGATCTTTGGCGACTGGAATAA